In Streptomyces hawaiiensis, one genomic interval encodes:
- a CDS encoding NuoI/complex I 23 kDa subunit family protein, translating into MAPIPGSGLAKGLAVTLRTMTKKSVTAQYPDTQPDLPPRTRGVIGLFEENCTVCMLCARECPDWCIYIDSHKETVPAAAPGGRERSRNVLDRFAIDFSLCMYCGICIEVCPFDALFWSPEFEYAETDIRDLTHERDKLREWMWTVPAPPALDPGAEEPKELATARKTADKLAAQQAPPATEPHADQQARAAEQPTRPQGDSKQQTDQPKPGQPTPGQATPDHPKPGQEGPE; encoded by the coding sequence ATGGCCCCCATCCCCGGCTCTGGGCTCGCCAAAGGCCTGGCCGTCACCCTCCGCACGATGACGAAGAAGTCCGTCACCGCGCAGTACCCGGACACCCAGCCCGACCTCCCGCCCCGCACCCGCGGCGTGATCGGCCTGTTCGAGGAGAACTGCACGGTCTGCATGCTGTGCGCCCGTGAGTGCCCCGACTGGTGCATCTACATCGACTCCCACAAGGAGACGGTCCCGGCGGCGGCCCCGGGCGGCCGTGAGCGCAGCCGCAACGTCCTCGACCGCTTCGCCATCGACTTCTCCCTGTGCATGTACTGCGGTATCTGCATCGAGGTCTGTCCTTTCGACGCTCTGTTCTGGTCCCCCGAGTTCGAGTACGCCGAGACCGACATCCGCGATCTCACCCACGAGCGCGACAAACTCCGCGAGTGGATGTGGACCGTCCCGGCCCCGCCCGCCCTCGACCCCGGCGCGGAGGAACCGAAGGAACTCGCCACCGCCCGCAAGACCGCCGACAAGCTGGCCGCCCAGCAGGCCCCGCCCGCCACGGAACCGCACGCCGACCAGCAGGCCCGCGCCGCCGAACAACCCACCCGGCCCCAGGGCGACTCGAAACAACAGACCGACCAGCCGAAGCCGGGCCAGCCGACCCCGGGCCAGGCGACGCCGGATCACCCGAAGCCGGGGCAGGAGGGGCCGGAATGA
- a CDS encoding complex I subunit 1/NuoH family protein, translating to MNDVLDVALRLLVVFVVFLTLPLVIGQTEHKVMAHMQGRLGPMYAGGFHGWAQLIADGVKFAQKEDIVPAGADRRIFQLAPAVALLPYLLVLLAIPIGPGEGAVGQVIDAGVFFVLAVMGVGVLGSLMAGWASANKFSLLGGLRTAAQLLAYELPMLLTAASVAMAAGTVSLPGILDAFEWWWLPWQIVGAIVFFVAGLAELQRPPFDMPVADSEIIFGAYTEYTGLRFALFLLAEYAGIVVLCGLTTVLFLGGWHGPWGADGLGWVWTLLKTAVLAFLVIWLRVTYPRLREDQLQKLAWTLLVPLSLAQIALTGIVKVVIQ from the coding sequence GTGAACGACGTGCTCGACGTCGCCCTGCGACTGCTGGTCGTCTTCGTCGTCTTCCTCACTCTCCCCCTGGTCATCGGCCAGACCGAGCACAAGGTGATGGCCCACATGCAGGGCCGCCTCGGCCCCATGTACGCCGGCGGCTTCCACGGCTGGGCCCAGCTGATCGCCGACGGCGTGAAGTTCGCGCAGAAGGAGGACATCGTCCCCGCGGGCGCCGACCGCCGCATCTTCCAACTGGCCCCCGCCGTCGCCCTCCTGCCCTACCTCCTCGTCCTGCTCGCCATTCCCATCGGCCCCGGAGAGGGAGCCGTCGGCCAGGTCATCGACGCGGGCGTCTTCTTCGTCCTGGCCGTCATGGGCGTCGGCGTCCTCGGCTCGCTGATGGCCGGCTGGGCCTCCGCGAACAAGTTCTCCCTGCTCGGAGGCCTGCGCACCGCCGCCCAGCTCCTCGCCTATGAACTGCCGATGCTGCTGACCGCCGCCTCGGTGGCGATGGCGGCCGGCACCGTCTCCCTCCCCGGCATCCTCGACGCCTTCGAGTGGTGGTGGCTGCCCTGGCAGATCGTCGGCGCGATCGTCTTCTTCGTGGCCGGCCTCGCCGAACTCCAGCGCCCGCCCTTCGACATGCCCGTCGCCGACTCGGAGATCATCTTCGGTGCGTACACCGAGTACACCGGCCTCCGTTTCGCTCTCTTCCTCCTCGCCGAGTACGCCGGAATCGTCGTCCTGTGCGGCCTGACCACCGTCCTGTTCCTGGGCGGCTGGCACGGCCCCTGGGGCGCCGACGGCCTCGGCTGGGTCTGGACCCTGCTGAAGACCGCCGTCCTCGCCTTCCTCGTGATCTGGCTGCGCGTCACCTACCCCCGTCTGCGCGAGGACCAGCTCCAGAAGCTCGCCTGGACCCTCCTCGTCCCCCTCTCCCTCGCCCAGATCGCCCTCACCGGCATCGTCAAGGTGGTGATCCAGTAA